From a region of the Clupea harengus chromosome 9, Ch_v2.0.2, whole genome shotgun sequence genome:
- the LOC105909275 gene encoding collagen alpha-4(IV) chain-like, translated as MTPPGPPGFSGDPGRWGPEGPSIDGPPGQPGSIGSQGLKGPNGASIPGPPGQMGPEGNPGFSGATGTRGLLGPSGPTGLPGRDGVPGEKGETGAQGCSGRVGPKGETPPCDDGPPGPPGSPGCKGFDGPQGLKGDIGLKGEPGLPGRGPPGPPGKPGNPGTPGFPGSRGAQGSNGEAGLPGPLGPKGPQGQTGWPGLSGDTGPNGPNGLPGRGGERGFDGRPGFPGPAGLSGEKGDRGSDGLPGDTAFIPIKGQPGFPGLPGGPGFTGPRGNKGLPGPQGPLGYPGRDGLVGPGGPQGRRGKDGAPGVPGLQGPRGLPGNSGERGRDGDPGDPGGEGCVGQPGRKGESGQKGDEGDSISYPGPPGNKGSVGDRAPPGPQGDSGEVGDPGCHGRNADKGDAGPTGSTGVPGFPGISGPPGITGRPGRDGPMGESGLPGPNGRPGLKGLQGPPGPLGLHGLDGLKGVKGEVGARGPGLEGPPGHKGDTGDKGQRGNPGPSGPRLPGPKGPKGQAGVTGPPGPCGKAGPKGEECKDVRYGQLGEPGGPGSDGSEGAQGDIGDPGPVMAMPGEDGIPGNQGYPGIPGQRGDAGPPGVPGIAGYPARKGEQGATGFMGMPGPSGGGGDPGIDGAKGQKGASGEPGQKGEQGVIRIGPPSQPPPGPPGPPGLPGPSGDRGPAGPNGREGARGIKGYTGDPGFPGTPGAPGLNGPTGNLGDPGDNGMRGLQGLTGDTGDQGDCGPSTRYNSGFLLVKHSQSESLPVCPDGMAQLWSGYSLLYLEGQEKAHTQDLGQAGSCMRIFSTMPFSYCNMASCNHASRNDKSYWLSTNTPVPPMPVEGVQISSLISRCVVCEAHSPPVAIHSQDTNPPACPYNWRPLWDGYSFLMHTGAGDEGGGQSLTSSGSCLQDFRAQPFVECQGPRGSCHYFSNIYSYWLTRVSGADFGQGPGQAILKDPREHQQVTSRCRVCIKE; from the exons ATGACACCCCCAG GTCCTCCAGGATTTAGTGGAGATCCAGGCAGATGGGGTCCAGAGGGCCCCAGCATTGACGGCCCCCCAGGCCAGCCTGGCAGCATTGGCTCCCAAGGACTCAAAGGACCTAACGGGGCCTCCATCCCTGGGCCCCCAGGGCAGATGGGGCCTGAAGGAAATCCAGGCTTTTCTGGAGCCACAGGCACACGTGGACTCCTGGGGCCTTCGGGCCCAACAG GCTTGCCTGGAAGGGATGGAGTaccaggagagaaaggggaaactgGGGCCCAGGGCTGCTCTGGCAGAGTCGGGCCTAAAGGGGAGACTCCTCCATGTGATGACGGTCCACCTGGGCCACCGGGCTCGCCAGGGTGCAAGGGCTTCGATGGGCCTCAAG GCTTGAAAGGGGATATAGGTTTGAAAGGGGAGCCAGGTCTCCCAGGCAGAGGACCTCCAGGGCCTCCAGGAAAGCCAGGAAACCCAGGAACACCAGGCTTCCCGGGCTCCCGGGGGGCACAAGGTTCAAATGGAGAAGCGGGACTACCAGGACCTCTTGGCCCGAAAG GTCCACAAGGACAAACTGGCTGGCCAGGATTGTCCGGGGACACTGGACCAAACGGCCCAAATGGACTTccgggaagagggggagagaggggcttTGATGGACGGCCAGGGTTCCCAGGACCCGCTGGATTGTCAGGAGAGAAAG GTGACAGAGGCTCAGACGGTCTTCCTGGAGACACCGCTTTCATCCCAATCAAAGGCCAGCCGGGGTTCCCTGGACTTCCTGGTGGTCCCGGATTCACGGGACCCCGAG GTAATAAAGGCTTACCCGGCCCACAGGGTCCCTTGGGCTATCCCGGCCGAGATGGACTTGTTGGCCCTGGTGGCCCCCAGGGACGTAGAGGAAAGGATGGAGCACCAGGGGTACCAGGCTTACAAGGGCCACGTGGGTTGCCTGGCAACAGTGGAGAACGTGGCAGAGATGGAGATCCG GGAGATCCAGGAGGTGAGGGCTGTGTAGGACAACCAGGCCGCAAAGGAGAAAGCGGACAAAAAG GTGATGAGGGTGATTCCATCAGTTATCCAGGACCCCCAGGGAACAAAGGTTCAGTAGGTGACAGGGCACCACCAG GACCCCAGGGTGACTCAGGGGAGGTGGGTGATccaggttgccatggcagaAATGCAGACAAAGGGGACGCAGGACCCACTGGATCCACAGGTGTACCAGGATTTCCAG GTATATCAGGCCCCCCTGGCATAACTGGTAGGCCTGGCAGAGATGGCCCTATGGGTGAATCTGGCCTCCCTGGACCCAATGGCAGACCTGGACTGAAAGGACTCCAAG GTCCCCCGGGGCCATTGGGGCTGCATGGCCTGGACGGTCTGAAAGGGGTTAAGGGTGAGGTGGGAGCACGAG GGCCTGGGCTCGAGGGCCCCCCGGGTCATAAGGGGGACACAGGGGATAAGGGCCAAAGAGGAAACCCAGGCCCCTCGGGGCCCCGGTTACCGGGTCCTAAAGGCCCCAAAGGACAGGCAGGagtcacag GACCCCCAGGGCCTTGTGGAAAGGCTGGTCCAAAAGGTGAAGAGTGTAAGGATGTTAGATATGGACAGCTTGGAGAGCCTGGTGGCCCAGGATCAGATGGATCAGAag GGGCACAAGGGGACATAGGGGATCCAGGGCCAGTGATGGCCATGCCAGGGGAGGACGGGATACCAGGAAACCAAGGCTACCCCGGGATACCGGGACAGCGAGGAGATGCTGGACCTCCAGGGGTACCGGGCATAGCGGGCTATCCAGCACGAAAAG GTGAACAAGGAGCAACAGGCTTCATGGGTATGCCCGGACccagtggtggtgggggggaccCGGGCATAGACGGAGCCAAAGGCCAGAAAGGGGCCAGCGGAGAGCCAG gTCAAAAGGGAGAGCAGGGGGTCATTAGGATTGGCCCCCCTTCACAACCTCCCCCCGGCCCACCAGGGCCTCCTGGTCTTCCCGGGCCCTCAGGGGACCGGGGGCCTGCCGGCCCGAATGGCAGAGAGGGTGCCAGAG GCATTAAGGGTTACACGGGAGATCCAGGATTTCCAGGAACCCCAGGAGCACCAGGGCTAAATGGGCCTACAGGAAACCTGGGAGATCCTGGAGACAACGGAATGAGAGGACTAcagg GTCTCACAGGAGACACCGGTGATCAAGGAGATTGCGGACCCAGCACCCGCTACAACTCTGGCTTTCTATTGGTCaagcacagccaatcagaatcccTCCCTGTGTGCCCAGATGGAATGGCCCAGCTGTGGAGTGGATACAGCCTCCTGTATCTGGAGGGACAAGAGAAAGCCCACACACAGGACCTGg GCCAGGCTGGCTCCTGCATGCGTATCTTCAGCACCATGCCCTTCTCCTACTGCAACATGGCCTCCTGCAATCACGCCAGCCGCAACGACAAGTCCTACTGGCTCTCCACCAACACGCCCGTGCCCCCGATGCCCGTGGAGGGCGTGCAGATCAGCTCGCTGATCAGCCGCTGTGTGGTGTGCGAGGCCCACTCCCCGCCTGTCGCCATCCACAGCCAGGACACCAACCCACCCGCGTGCCCCTACAACTGGAGGCCTCTGTGGGACGGCTACTCCTTCCTGATG CACACGGGCGCAGGAGACGAGGGCGGTGGCCAGTCGCTGACATCCTCGGGCAGCTGCCTGCAGGACTTCCGGGCGCAGCCATTCGTGGAGTGCCAGGGCCCGCGCGGCTCCTGCCACTACTTCTCCAACATCTACAGCTACTGGCTGACCCGCGTGAGCGGCGCCGACTTCGGCCAAGGCCCCGGCCAGGCCATACTGAAGGACCCGAGAGAGCACCAGCAAGTGACCAGCCGCTGCCGGGTCTGCATTAAGGAGTAA